The sequence below is a genomic window from candidate division WOR-3 bacterium.
AAAAAATATTAAAAGAAAAAAAATAAAATATATTTTGAATGAAAAGAATGTAGGATTTGGTTCTGCCTGTAATCAAATAGCAAGGTTAAGTTCCTCTCCCTATATCTTGTTTTTAAATCCTGATGTTAAGATAACTAAAAATGCTATAGATAAACTGATTAAGTTTTTGAGGAAAAATAAGAAAGTAGGTTTAGTTACAGGAAAACTTATTTATCCTGATGGTTCTATTCAACTCTCCTGCAGAAAGTTTCCAACAATTTTAAATGTCCTTGGAGGAAGAGAGTCTCTATTGCGAAAGATTTTCCCGAATAATATTATATCAAGGAGATATTTAATGACGGAGCTTGATTATACCAAGATTCAATTTCCTGATTGTGTGAGAGGAGCTGTGATGCTCTTTAGAAGGGAAATTTTTGAAAAGTTTGGTGGTTTTGATGAGAAATTTTTTCTCTATTTTGAGGACACTGATTTTTGCTTCCGGTTGAGAAAGAATGGGTTCGAAATAGCTTATTTACCAGAGGCTATTTTCTATCATAAATTAGGAGCAAGCACAGATAAAGAAAAATTGAAAGCAAAAATTGCTATTAATATTTCTATGTTTTATTATCTGCGGAAAAATATGGGTTATAATTTTCCTATCCTTTTCCTTCTATTCTTCTTTCTTTTAACAAGGCTTTTCTTTATTTTCTTTTTCTTCTCTTTAAAGGAGATGAAGGAGTGATTCAAGAGAGAAAGCATTTTCTGAGATTCACGATAACCTTTTCTGATATAATAATCTTGATTGTTACTTACTGGATTGCAGTTTTCACAAGAGCTCTTTTCCCTACTTATGGAGAAATTCCAGAGTGGGAATGGTATTTAAATTATTATTTGAGAATTTTCCCAATATTTCTTTTGACATTTCCTCCAGCGATAGCTTTTAATAATTTAACTTTGGATAGATTCCCTTTGGATAAGCATAATTTTTATTTAAAAACTATTTTTAGCTTTTTATTAACAATAGCTGTTTACATAGTTGTTCTTTATTATTTTAAATTGTTCAATCAAAGTCGTATTGCTCTTTTGGTCTTTTGTGTTCTGGGGATAACTCTATTAATAATTAATAGAGAGTTAATCTCAAAAGGAAAGAGGAATTCAATAAGAGCTGTTGTTTTTGGGAAAGAAAAAGAAGCAAAAGAGATAGAAGAGTTATTTTCTCTTCATGA
It includes:
- a CDS encoding glycosyltransferase family 2 protein; this translates as MTLTIGIVNYNTKDELKSCIDSIFKNPPNCNYQIIVVDNDSRDGSKDFLKNIKRKKIKYILNEKNVGFGSACNQIARLSSSPYILFLNPDVKITKNAIDKLIKFLRKNKKVGLVTGKLIYPDGSIQLSCRKFPTILNVLGGRESLLRKIFPNNIISRRYLMTELDYTKIQFPDCVRGAVMLFRREIFEKFGGFDEKFFLYFEDTDFCFRLRKNGFEIAYLPEAIFYHKLGASTDKEKLKAKIAINISMFYYLRKNMGYNFPILFLLFFFLLTRLFFIFFFFSLKEMKE